A single Botrytis cinerea B05.10 chromosome 1, complete sequence DNA region contains:
- the Bcisd11 gene encoding Bcisd11, whose translation MSVVAGLKGEASQQARSLYRQLLRQGGQFAAYNFREYAKRRTRDSFREHKDVQDERKVQELMQKGLKELQSLKRQTVVSQFFQLDRLVVEGGKSGKQSGERNDIMRQKDTGLD comes from the exons ATGTCTGTGGTAGCAGGTTTGAAAGGCGAAGCTTCGCAGCAAGCTCGATCGCTG TATCGTCAGTTGTTGAGACAAGGCGGTCAATTCGCAGCATACAATTTCCGAGAGTATGCGAAACGTAGGACAAGGGACTCATTCAGAGAACACAAGGACGTTCAAGATGAGAGGAAGGTCCAGGAGTTGATGCAGAAAGGATTGAAGGAGTTACAGAGCTTAAAG AGGCAAACTGTTGTTAGTCAGTTCTTCCAACTGGATCGATTAGTAGTCGAAGGGGGAAAATCG GGAAAGCAATCCGGGGAGAGAAATGATATAATGAGACAAAAAGACACAGG ATTGGACTGA